The Glandiceps talaboti chromosome 1, keGlaTala1.1, whole genome shotgun sequence genome has a segment encoding these proteins:
- the LOC144453423 gene encoding uncharacterized protein LOC144453423 isoform X1 has translation MATIEEPKALQSLSDTGYVKFIRKEVAQEPKSIVIVHVADGPKHEEVVNSFGQFLYHHRDSQTEVDVFNLNESKSNDEIEKSILKIAQADRIIIIASAKLTELFSNRERGGDNEFTDIVIEIILHILKEYKTPGHARLFAVYFDYSSKEELPQEILRQVNRVDELSTVTPSTLETFYGRLLRRKGKVSFPQLLDVKTGPGKKLHKSIRNVKRQRGLCEIIQHGENMSLGSEGDFGLKCLDLFRQDGFISHEEYQRVQRASTLSKKLDLLIGCITNKNRGIPDFLQRLLQVWRENVSRDKQKKSLVDNRIELIKDLRFTYQTVLDYLQQRDVISTAVVTAIRHERTGDDAVRKLLDELPNTRVAVTTFREALAVSHGHLADLVDTDSSDDSDDPDVYDEKQGGNVKYPLQDDNVDSEENLIAMGIESMNTS, from the exons ATGGCAACTATAG AGGAACCCAAAGCGCTACAGAGTCTTAGTGACACAG GATACGTAAAATTTATTCGAAAAGAAGTAGCCCAAGAACCCAAATCCATTGTCATTGTCCATGTGGCAGATGGACCAAAACACGAGGAAGTTGTGAACAGTTTTGGCCAATTTTTATACCACCACCGTGATTCACAGACAGAAGTCGACGTGTTCAATCTGAACGAATCTAAAAGTAATGACGAGATAGAGAAAAGTATCTTAAAGATTGCTCAGGCAGACAGAATCATTATTATCGCATCTGCAAAGTTAACTGAACTGTTCTCCAACAGAGAGCGGGGAGGGGACAACGAGTTCACTGACATTGTGATAGAAATCATACTGCACATTTTGAAAGAGTACAAAACCCCGGGACACGCTCGTCTTTTTGCCGTCTATTTCGATTACAGTAGCAAGGAGGAATTACCTCAAGAAATTCTACGACAAGTGAACCGTGTTGATGAGTTATCAACGGTTACACCATCTACGTTGGAAACGTTTTACGGCAGATTACTTCGCAGAAAAGGCAAAGTTTCCTTTCCACAACTGCTCGATGTGAAGACTGGACCAGGGAAAAAACTCCACAAAAGCATCCGGAACGTTAAACGGCAGAGAGGGCTATGTGAGATTATACAACATGGTGAGAATATGAGTTTAGGCTCCGAAG GAGACTTCGGCCTCAAATGCTTGGATCTGTTTCGCCAAGATGGGTTTATTTCGCATGAAGAATACCAGAGGGTACAGAGAGCAAGTACTTTAAGTAAGAAGTTGGACCTGTTGATTGGGTGTATTACAAACAAGAACCGTGGCATACcagattttcttcaaagacTGTTACAAGTGTGGAGAGAAAATGTATCCCgtgacaaacaaaaaaaatcccTGGTAGATAACAGAATCGAATTAATCAAAGACCTTAGGTTCACTTACCAAACTGTTCTCGACTACTTGCAACAAAGGGATGTGATCAGTACCGCTGTAGTAACGGCTATAAGGCATGAGAGAACAGGTGACGACGCAGTACGAAAATTGTTGGACGAGTTACCGAACACTAGAGTTGCTGTCACGACGTTTCGTGAAGCTTTAGCAGTGAGCCATGGTCATCTAGCGGATTTAGTGGATACTGACAGCAGCGATGATTCGGACGACCCGGATGTTTATGATG AAAAACAAGGTGGAAATGTTAAGTACCCATTACAAGATGATAACGTCGATTCTGAAGAAAACCTCATCGCAATGGGCATTGAGTCCATGAATACTAGCTAG
- the LOC144453423 gene encoding uncharacterized protein LOC144453423 isoform X2 has translation MATIGYVKFIRKEVAQEPKSIVIVHVADGPKHEEVVNSFGQFLYHHRDSQTEVDVFNLNESKSNDEIEKSILKIAQADRIIIIASAKLTELFSNRERGGDNEFTDIVIEIILHILKEYKTPGHARLFAVYFDYSSKEELPQEILRQVNRVDELSTVTPSTLETFYGRLLRRKGKVSFPQLLDVKTGPGKKLHKSIRNVKRQRGLCEIIQHGENMSLGSEGDFGLKCLDLFRQDGFISHEEYQRVQRASTLSKKLDLLIGCITNKNRGIPDFLQRLLQVWRENVSRDKQKKSLVDNRIELIKDLRFTYQTVLDYLQQRDVISTAVVTAIRHERTGDDAVRKLLDELPNTRVAVTTFREALAVSHGHLADLVDTDSSDDSDDPDVYDEKQGGNVKYPLQDDNVDSEENLIAMGIESMNTS, from the exons ATGGCAACTATAG GATACGTAAAATTTATTCGAAAAGAAGTAGCCCAAGAACCCAAATCCATTGTCATTGTCCATGTGGCAGATGGACCAAAACACGAGGAAGTTGTGAACAGTTTTGGCCAATTTTTATACCACCACCGTGATTCACAGACAGAAGTCGACGTGTTCAATCTGAACGAATCTAAAAGTAATGACGAGATAGAGAAAAGTATCTTAAAGATTGCTCAGGCAGACAGAATCATTATTATCGCATCTGCAAAGTTAACTGAACTGTTCTCCAACAGAGAGCGGGGAGGGGACAACGAGTTCACTGACATTGTGATAGAAATCATACTGCACATTTTGAAAGAGTACAAAACCCCGGGACACGCTCGTCTTTTTGCCGTCTATTTCGATTACAGTAGCAAGGAGGAATTACCTCAAGAAATTCTACGACAAGTGAACCGTGTTGATGAGTTATCAACGGTTACACCATCTACGTTGGAAACGTTTTACGGCAGATTACTTCGCAGAAAAGGCAAAGTTTCCTTTCCACAACTGCTCGATGTGAAGACTGGACCAGGGAAAAAACTCCACAAAAGCATCCGGAACGTTAAACGGCAGAGAGGGCTATGTGAGATTATACAACATGGTGAGAATATGAGTTTAGGCTCCGAAG GAGACTTCGGCCTCAAATGCTTGGATCTGTTTCGCCAAGATGGGTTTATTTCGCATGAAGAATACCAGAGGGTACAGAGAGCAAGTACTTTAAGTAAGAAGTTGGACCTGTTGATTGGGTGTATTACAAACAAGAACCGTGGCATACcagattttcttcaaagacTGTTACAAGTGTGGAGAGAAAATGTATCCCgtgacaaacaaaaaaaatcccTGGTAGATAACAGAATCGAATTAATCAAAGACCTTAGGTTCACTTACCAAACTGTTCTCGACTACTTGCAACAAAGGGATGTGATCAGTACCGCTGTAGTAACGGCTATAAGGCATGAGAGAACAGGTGACGACGCAGTACGAAAATTGTTGGACGAGTTACCGAACACTAGAGTTGCTGTCACGACGTTTCGTGAAGCTTTAGCAGTGAGCCATGGTCATCTAGCGGATTTAGTGGATACTGACAGCAGCGATGATTCGGACGACCCGGATGTTTATGATG AAAAACAAGGTGGAAATGTTAAGTACCCATTACAAGATGATAACGTCGATTCTGAAGAAAACCTCATCGCAATGGGCATTGAGTCCATGAATACTAGCTAG